The Punica granatum isolate Tunisia-2019 chromosome 4, ASM765513v2, whole genome shotgun sequence sequence CATTTTCTTGTCGTGCTGAGACACTGTAAAATGCACAAAAGGAACAGCTCCATGACACAACAGGAGCTGGAATGATGACGCACTTCGACTGGAAAATGACGGAGAACAGTACAGACACGAATGGCCGTACACGGCTGCTCAGACCAGGAGAGAACAAGAGGAACAACGACAACGAcaacgacgacgacgacgtgGAGAGGGGGAGGCCGAAAGAGCCGTGGAAGGGGGAGTTGGTGAAGAGCATTGTGTACGCTGGGCTCGACGCCATTGTCACTTGCTTCTCCCTTATCTCCTCCATCTCCGCCGGTCACCTCTCCTCCGgtacatataatattttacCAAACCGCATTGTATATGCATTAATTTTGTATATCATGCGACGTTTCGTGTAATAGGAGGACAGTGTCGTATCCATCACTGCTTCTTGCTCAAAGCCGGCCAAACAAATGTTGAGTTCAGTGCATTGTTAGTCGATTGAAATAATGAGGACATATGTAACACATAATAGCTTGATGACTGATCTGCAGTTCTGCGAGTCTGTCCTCATCGGGACTCGCCTTATCATGTCCTGCTGAGAATCCTGACATATCTCTGGATTGGAAGTATTCTAGTTAGTTGACCTTAGTCTTTCCCAAGATCTCAAGGTAAGTCGGGTTGGgactataaataaataatttctgATTGAATGTTTGCTTTAGACATAAGAAGAGTGAATTTTATAGAAACACATGCAATTTTATCCAAAAGGGGCCAACAACCATTTTGACAAAGACACCAATGCGGTTCCACTGCCACCTTTCCTAAGGTTTCAAAAGAAACCAACATCTGTGGTAAATATTCAGGTGGCCGAGTGCCTGCGGGAGGTAACTACAGGTTTATTTTCCTCGTCCTTTTCCActcctttttaaatttttattttctgtcaCTTTTGCCTCTGGAATTCCCGgttggatcaaaattttttgcaGCAAGTGGCTTTCTTGTAGTCACCTAATTAAGAGTGCTGGAAAGGAAAGGGATTCTTGACCGTAGCAATGATGGTCAAGTCGAGTCGGTTTCTCAAGCTTTCCCTTGTTAGTACTCATAGGAGCAGAATATCTGCGGGACGTAGAACTTCCCATCATTTCACAAGCCTATTGTTCTCCTCTATGCAGTTGATGTCTTGGTGCTCGGTTTCGCGAACCTGGTGGCAGATGGAATATCAATGGGATTTGGAGATTTCATTTCGAGCGGGACTGAGAACGATGTGGCTGCAAAGGAGAGGGCTGTCACCAAATGGGATGTCACTAATCATATCACGCCTCAGCTGATGGAGTTGCTCCAGAAGTATCAAATGCTCGGAATGTCCACTGAAGATGCTGCCACGGTATGTACTCTTATAAGATTGCTAAGAAGGCTGGTACAGTTACTAAGTAAAGGCTCGAGAAAGGAGTTCCTTTCTCGGTCAATCAAATGGTCAATTGGTTGATAAGATCCCGTACTTGTTTTGCAGGTGGTGAGAATATTTGCCAAGTACAAGGACATACTGGTGGACGAGAAGATGATGGCGCAGAAGGGGATCCTTCCTCCGGAAGAAGCCTACAAGCCTTGGAAAAATGGGCTCGTGACATTCGCTGCTTTCATCTTCTTCGGGAGTGCACCCCTCCTCTCGTTCATAATCCTCATCCCTTTTACAGACAGCGAGATCATCAAGTTCGTGGGAGCCTGTGTCCTCTCAGGGATCTCCCTCGCCCTTCTCGGGATCACTAAGGCAAAGATTGTGGGACAGAGCTATGTGGGCTCTGCAATGGTGACTGTCTTAAATGGCGCTATAGCAGCCTCAGCTGCTTACGGGCTTGGGTGGACACTGAGGAATGTAGCTGGCTAGAAAGAATGAGGAGACAAGGAAGagagggggggagagagagagagagagagtggtgTAAAAATCTTTGTGTTTGTGTATTGAGTTTTCCTTGTGTAGCAGATGTCAACTTGTTGATCTAAATATATCTGAAACTTTTAAGTTAATTTCTGAATTTCAAGTTAATCTTTGATTTTgttaactttttaatttaagCTGAAGGGAGCAAGACGACTAAAACTCTGAAAATTGAGTGTAACTGAGGAAAGCCTTGTGTTCTAATACGGGAGATTACATCTAGGTGGAGTAATCACTGAATAAGAACACCAGCAAGCTGAAAAgcattattattgttatataATCAGAAACAGGTTATATAATTTATCTGTGTGTATTACTCGAAAGAAAGAAGACTCGGAAAGGAGGATTCCTCGTACCTAGGAATGGAGGCAATCTTAGTTGCCGTCACTGAGAGAGAGCTGCAGTGCATGTTCCGCTTCCTTGAGGAACAACCGCGCCAGTTGCTTCTGCCCGTGCCTATACACTATGGCGGACCATCGGTTCCTGCTAATCGCGGTTCGCTCCTTTTGGTCATTAATTTCCCTGTCACGCAAAGAGTGTAATGACTGAGACACAAGAATGAGCGCAGAATATGGTAATGATAGTCCTTCCTCTAGAAGGACGCAGTTAGCCTTCCCAATAtgatcaagaaaaagagagacaaCAATAAAAGGTTTACAACCTTAACACATTGTCAAGCTTAGTGTGATTTTCAGGAATTTCTGAAATGTGGACTTTTTCCAGCAGATCAACATCGGACATCTCGGTTCCAGTACCCTCTTCCAAATTCATTACCCTGCTCATCAGAAGTAATAAGGATTTTCATACTATTTAAGACAAACAGGTTCAACAGAGAAAAATTCACTATTGTATTACTTTTGTAATCGACCTGTTTGTAGGTGATCTCTCCCCCATTTGGTCAACATTCTGATTTCAAAGAACTTAAAAGAGTGGGAAGAGAGAGTTTGTTAGGAAAGAACATCATCTGgaggaggggagagagagcaTCTCATGATATCTTTGAACTAATGAGGCCAAAATTCTTTAATCCATGCAGTAAATTTTTGTCTAGATGAACGGAGTTGAAGATGTTCTTCAATTATGGGTTATGAGGTTTCGATACTTTTTCCCATTGCCCTTTTCATCTGACAACTGAATTCTACTCAAAACCTAATTTTAAGTACAAATACTTTTTCAAAACAAACCGTTATAGCCTCtttgaactttttcttttcatgggCCATGGCCAGGTTTGTTCGTTGGACTTATATAATGAGAATCAAGAAGTAACTCTGTCGCTTACTTTGTCTGAAGAAGATCAACAAGCAGCTGCAGGGCCCCAGAATCCCCACACGCTTCCCAGACAGCCCCTCGAACTTCTGTATCTGATGGTTCCCGTTCCTCTCCAGATCCAATAAGCTATAAAAAGCAGTAACTTTAACCCCCCTTGGTCAAGAGGAGAATATCTGAAAAGTTATATTAGCTAACAGAAGCTGCACCTCTTCAAGTAAGTGAGTAACTTGAGAAAGCTGCTCTTCTTTCATTGCAATAGTTCTCAAAGCAGTCAAGAAATTCTCTGGAAAAACTAGCTTGTTTCTGTAGGAGGGCGTTCTGCGTTGACCACTCCAGCTAAAGTTGGCAGCTCTTTCTATTTCTTGTTTGTTATCACCTTTATCTTTTGAGGCCCTCCTTGGGAAGAAGCCTTGATCCAGCAAACTTCTAGGTAGAAGGCACCTCAGTTCAGCTTTCTGACAGCACCAAATACAGTAGTgcaaagaaaaggagagaaaaagtGAAGGTCCCTGAAAATTGCTCACATAAATCGAACATCTGAAGGAAAATATAAGCTGACCTGTGCCTCAAGAAGTTGTGCTTTGGCTTCTGAGAAGGGAATGCTTTGCATTGCCTCTGCTGGATAATGGACCTGTAAAACTCACAGAAATCAAGCACTGGCCCGAGAAGATTGTAcactatatgtatatagcaCTCCAGGAAATGGCACCGTCAATTACCAATattacataaaaattaaagacgCTCAAGTGAGACTAGCACACGAAGTATTCTGATCTGTCAAACTAGAATCAATAACGAACATGAACTATGAGCAATAGTACTACCATTAAATAGTCATCTGGATTATCATCAATGACGAATCCATAGAGGTATAGCAGCTCCTGCATGATGATGTAGCTCAGAAAGTTGGAAGTCAAGGGCTCAGATTGCAATCAATTGACAAAATCTGAGCATACGAGTCAATGCAAATGTAGTCCCAATGTACTGGAGATACATTATAACATTATTTATAGGAACTGCAACCACtgaaaaaatcgagaaatgtTCCTCAGGCATCAAGAAATGCATAGCTCATAACTACAGCAATGCATCCGAGAAGACCCATGAGACCATTTGTTATTATCATAATGTCAATAGGAAGAAGGCTATCTTAATTGAGTTTTAAAGTGCATACTTTTTTGGCCACTTTTAAAGTGCATCCTTGAATAAAGGCAATGCATGAGAAAAGTTAAGTTTGCATATGCATGCAACATCAGCAACTTAAGGAAGAGTAAGAATACATCATTGATGAATCACCTAAGACACAGATATAACACCTCAATTATGATATAAGAAAGCATAACAATGCTGATTCAGCCTTAAAGTGAGTACCTCATTGCCTTTGTTACCATAACTTATAcgaatctctttttctttctggAATTGACCCTGTTCAGCTTTTCAAAGGAACAAAACATAGGTTAGTACAACTTGCATGCTCCCTCTATACCAGATGAGTACAATGAAGATGAGGACAATAGAGTCAAAATTAATCTTCTTTACCCTCAGAAAAATGACGGATGCAATGCAGTACCATGATCATGTGTAGCCTCTATGGATGGATACttacaatattataatatattactGTAACCAGACTCCAATTATCCaatcatataaagtcaaatcACCTCGAATGCCCAGTCTTGGCATTTATAAACCATCAGACTAGCATCTTTCTGCTATTTCTCTCCGTTCATTATATGATGCCATATAGGGGTGGAATTTAAGGGGTTAGAGAATCTAGAAAGAGGAGGGATATGCACTGGAAAAAGAACCTAACGTTAGTTCTCCTCAAGTATCATTTCAATCCAGTTTTAGCCAATGCTTGCTACTCTTGATTTTCATCTCTTACATGACCTCTTTGCTCCCCATGTCAGCATCCTGTTTCTAGACTAAAAGTTTACATCTTTGGGAAATTCTGGAAGCTGGGGCCAAAAATTTGGCACCCAGAATAGGATGATGAAGTACctcaataattttcttttcttctcttttcttctatAGAGATAATTATTGAAGGTAAAACTATATTATACTAACCAGAGCTTATTACCAGAAAGAAGGTACATGGAGAAAGGAACTCTTGTTGTAGATCCTGTTGCATCAACTTCCCATGTTGCTACGGCTTGTAAATCTGACCAGTCAATTGCCACAGAGCAATATTTCACGGAAAACTTTCAGAACGGAGTCTAATGTCAAAATGTTATCCATTAAGCATCTATATAAGCATCAAATGAGAAATGCAAGCTTGCAAAGATTTAATATACATACTATGCACTAGAAACATTATCTATATGTGTATTAGCTTGTACCCATCTTTTTAGATATATCATTAGGCAGATAAGTTTTCTTTACAAATCCAGGAGACAGCCTTCAGCAGTTCACAATTTATGactttttcctcttctttggCACTGTCAGGTATACCAAATAATTCAATGAAACTAGTGAAACTTATAAGTTACCAGTAAACTATGAATATCAGCGAAAAGCCAGGACATGGTTGAAGAACCAGGCCTACTTCATACTGTGAAAAGTTCAAAAGAACTAACTGATGAGAAAATATTCCAACAAAGGCTCCATCATTTTTTAGGCATACTATTCAACTACATTCTTTCTAATACTCAAGTAAATCTCACACCAATTAATACTTAACACAACCAATTATGAATGCAGAATCAAAGGAGATAGCATACCATGGTTACAGAAGTCAATGCCAGGTACAAGACCCTCAACCCAAACGGTTTCATCTTGCACCGCCACATAGGCTGCTTCAGTGACTATGCCATCAGCCACATGGCCACTGGATTCTGCGATGATTAGGACTCTAAATTATGACAAGTGCTATCTTCCAAAAAGAGTCACATCACAACAATGAATAACATTGGAGACAGCATGCTCACTTTTCTGATCCTCTGCATCAGCAACTTCTTTAAAAGCAACCTCATGATTAGAAACATCTGAATTGTCATTATTGGAAAACCTCCCATCCAATTCCTTTTCTGGAAAAACATAGGAACGTGGGAGAGGAATGTTTAAAGCACGGGTCCAGAATATGGAATTGGCCCTACAATAGCAGTTTTCCAGCAGGGATGCAAACATTAGAGATGGATATAAGTCAAAAAAGGAACTAGGTATATCACAAAGGATGAAGAATCTAGTGAGAATCCGCTTACCAAAGGAAATCTTCAAAACTTACATCTCTGGGAAACAATGTGACAACAAAGGCAGTCATCAGGTATTAACATGTGATAATGTttataatgataataaatcaCTTCTTACAGAAAAAAGGCATTTTGAAAAAGGCGCAAGTAAACCAAGTAGTGATGAACTTTAGGTGAGGCAATCTATTtatgatcaacaaaaatgtGTAAAGTCTCCGAGTTCAATATTCCTATACAGACCCAACAGCTGCTTAAATGGCAACAGTAAGTGGGAAACCCGATACTCGAAATGCTTACTTCTGACCCAATAAGGTACTCTCGTCATGCAATGGTTGCATCTAATACTTCATGCCATCTGGAGGCCATGGAATACTTAAACCACACAATACCAATGGAGAAAAGGGTGATAACATACAGCCAAATACAACCAGATACAAAAAAGATGATTCTTTGGACCCACCTTTCTGTATCCCCATCAAGAGAAAGAAACTTTTTCACCAAGCTCTTCACCTTCTCTTCATACAGAGACCGCAATTGTTTTCTCtgataaataaatcaaatttagCGACATACATGTGCAAAATATTGGAAGTTGTTGACCTGTGGATAATGTACCTCAGTTGAGTGAGTATCATAGTTAATATACTATTATAACCATATACATTTTTCATATGCTATACAACTCAATCTCTTACATAAGCGATAAATTTTGGATGGCTATTGTCTTGTGGCCTGGTCTTCATCCTGATAAGGGTTCTTCTAAATGAATGAAGTGCTTGCAATAGCACTAATGACAAGCTTACCACCAAGCCATTTGAAAGACGTAGCTCAGACATGTCTATATCCAGCCTGCAGACCTACAACATCTTTTGATTCTACAGTCACTGTGTCTGTTGATTCTACAGTCATTGTCGTACACAGCCTAGATTGTCAGTCAAGTGCTCTAGACTCGAGGACTCATTTTCCCACAAAGTGATTACTCTTACAAGCTGAAATTTCGATCACAAAGATACTTCGAGATATGCCAAACATCGACTGGTGAAGTTACAGCAACAAGAGAATATTTTACCTGCAACTCCACTGCATGATGTAAAGTTGTACCTGTCAGCTCCGAGAACTCATCATCGGTGAACCAAAGTGGGCTCCCAAATGTGGTAGGCAGCACATCAAGGTACCTAACATAAATTTTcgacaaaataaattttcacgGGGATAATGTGACGGAAGTGAAGGAACAGAACTAACACAATGTGGTCAACTACGCAGAATTAATGCTCACGGCTTCCACAGAGAGTTCGTACGGAGGCGCTCCACTgtcaagaataaaataatcaaaaatCTGTCATCCACTTCTCCTTCTTCAAACATTGCTCGACATTCTGCTCCAATTAGAGGATCTTGCAAAACTCTCATTGGAGTAATAGCTAAATCTAGTGGAACAACAAGGAAAACCCCTGCAATTTTTAACCATACATATCCATCATATTCTCGAGACTGACCACGGGCTCGACCTCACCTCATACATTACCAATTATAATACTGTGGAAGAAAGGGAGGACTAGACAAACTAGAAAGAGTACAAACTCCACTTTCATAATTAATCGGAGCACTAACAAGCTCAAACGGAACTACACAGAAAATCTGTCTCAAAACCTTCTTATCTTTGACTGGCGAAGCCTAATGAAAATTCGAACAAGTTGTAGAGTTCATCAAACCAAGAGCTGCAACGTGATCACAGCCAACTACGAGAACGTTGAAGCGATTAAATATCTGATAGACAAACACAAAAAGGCAGAATGCTAAACTAACCATCAGGAGGGTTATTGGATGAGAAAATGCCAAATCCTTTATTGGGGCCACAGTACTGGATCTCACAGCATCGTAGTTCAGCGCCATTCGCCTGGTATTAACAGCTAAACAGTTCGTCAGCATCAGAACCACATCAAAGCACATATTAAGCTCACTATCGTCGTCTTAGCAAGAGAGTAAGCCCGTCAATGAATACTCTGCAGgttgggttgcagatacaaGGAACTGCAGCTCAGTTAGAGTTAACCCCCAGGAAAGTTCAAGTCGAAGAACAGGAAGAGGAAATTCCTCGTATCCAATTAGTTTGGGTGCTAAGAGGAATCGAATGAGAGGTTCGAGAATTGGACCTGTAGCCATGCGAGAAAGAGCTCGAGCTTTGCTTCCTCCGAGCTGGCCATTGCTGCCAAGTTCAGTCTCGCGTGCCGTTTGATGAGTCCGAGTTCACTATCACTTCAGCTATGCTACTTCTGTCGAGCTTTGGGGGGGTAGGGCGAGGAGAGAACATTTCCACAGGGATTTTACGTTTTCGCACCCCAGATTTTACTCGATACCAAATTTGCACCCCAAAGTTTGTACTTTGTCGCCCACTTATTTCATCTGCAATGCAACTTTGTTCGGCCCCGCATGGAACGGCCATGGGGTGAAAGAACGGCCCAAAGATATCTCTGTATGGAAAGAGGGCCGAGGCTTTTAACCTTAGCCGGCTTTGGCTGAACCAATTAATATCCATCGGAAACTATCTAAACTCCGCTCGATAGAGACAGACTTTTATCTTAACTTAATTCGAAACCCGCTGACAATCCCTCATTTTGCCGAGCAATAACAATAACCTTATGATCAAATCAAAGCTAGACCCACTTCTCAACGAAAAATTGTTTTGGTTGTTATTATCATTGTCAACTCAAAACACATGATCTACCTTCAATATGAGCAATAACCTCTCTTGATTATAAATGCGCTTTAAAACGTAAGACGCATCTCCTGGCAAAATTACAACTGCTCTCGCCAATACAACTCACAGGCTATAAGATGTGGACAGCGATCAATCTCTTCGTATCTTCACTTTCAGTGAGATTCAAATTCAGCAATAAATATTCATTGTCAAACTTCGTTTTACAATCACCGAAGAAAACAAAGACTCAAGGCCGGGTGACTTCCTTCAGTTGAAACCGGACCAATAAGTTGGCATCTAAAAAATTGTAGATAGAAATACAAATACGACTTCCCAAGTTATTGAGTGCCAACTCCACCAGAAGAGTTACGATGCATTGGGATCTACAGATATTTGAGCATGCCACGACCCTCCACACTAAGCTTAGTTGCCTGAAGATTCTTCTTTTTCGGTGCTTTCAACTGCTGTAGCTTTTTGTTCATCTGCCAGCAGCCATCAGTTCAAAGAATAAGGAACATGCAATTGAGACA is a genomic window containing:
- the LOC116203582 gene encoding uncharacterized protein LOC116203582 isoform X1; translation: MASSEEAKLELFLAWLQANGAELRCCEIQYCGPNKGFGIFSSNNPPDGVFLVVPLDLAITPMRVLQDPLIGAECRAMFEEGEVDDRFLIILFLTVERLRTNSLWKPYLDVLPTTFGSPLWFTDDEFSELTGTTLHHAVELQRKQLRSLYEEKVKSLVKKFLSLDGDTERDVSFEDFLWANSIFWTRALNIPLPRSYVFPEKELDGRFSNNDNSDVSNHEVAFKEVADAEDQKKSSGHVADGIVTEAAYVAVQDETVWVEGLVPGIDFCNHDLQAVATWEVDATGSTTRVPFSMYLLSAEQGQFQKEKEIRISYGNKGNEELLYLYGFVIDDNPDDYLMVHYPAEAMQSIPFSEAKAQLLEAQKAELRCLLPRSLLDQGFFPRRASKDKGDNKQEIERAANFSWSGQRRTPSYRNKLVFPENFLTALRTIAMKEEQLSQVTHLLEELIGSGEEREPSDTEVRGAVWEACGDSGALQLLVDLLQTKVMNLEEGTGTEMSDVDLLEKVHISEIPENHTKLDNVLREINDQKERTAISRNRWSAIVYRHGQKQLARLFLKEAEHALQLSLSDGN
- the LOC116203584 gene encoding uncharacterized protein LOC116203584 isoform X2 — its product is MQFYPKGANNHFDKDTNAVPLPPFLRFQKKPTSVVNIQVAECLREVTTVDVLVLGFANLVADGISMGFGDFISSGTENDVAAKERAVTKWDVTNHITPQLMELLQKYQMLGMSTEDAATVVRIFAKYKDILVDEKMMAQKGILPPEEAYKPWKNGLVTFAAFIFFGSAPLLSFIILIPFTDSEIIKFVGACVLSGISLALLGITKAKIVGQSYVGSAMVTVLNGAIAASAAYGLGWTLRNVAG
- the LOC116203582 gene encoding uncharacterized protein LOC116203582 isoform X2, whose protein sequence is MASSEEAKLELFLAWLQANGAELRCCEIQYCGPNKGFGIFSSNNPPDGVFLVVPLDLAITPMRVLQDPLIGAECRAMFEEGEVDDRFLIILFLTVERLRTNSLWKPYLDVLPTTFGSPLWFTDDEFSELTGTTLHHAVELQRKQLRSLYEEKVKSLVKKFLSLDGDTERDVSFEDFLWANSIFWTRALNIPLPRSYVFPEKELDGRFSNNDNSDVSNHEVAFKEVADAEDQKKSSGHVADGIVTEAAYVAVQDETVWVEGLVPGIDFCNHDLQAVATWEVDATGSTTRVPFSMYLLSAEQGQFQKEKEIRISYGNKGNEVHYPAEAMQSIPFSEAKAQLLEAQKAELRCLLPRSLLDQGFFPRRASKDKGDNKQEIERAANFSWSGQRRTPSYRNKLVFPENFLTALRTIAMKEEQLSQVTHLLEELIGSGEEREPSDTEVRGAVWEACGDSGALQLLVDLLQTKVMNLEEGTGTEMSDVDLLEKVHISEIPENHTKLDNVLREINDQKERTAISRNRWSAIVYRHGQKQLARLFLKEAEHALQLSLSDGN
- the LOC116203584 gene encoding uncharacterized protein LOC116203584 isoform X3 produces the protein MMVKSIDVLVLGFANLVADGISMGFGDFISSGTENDVAAKERAVTKWDVTNHITPQLMELLQKYQMLGMSTEDAATVVRIFAKYKDILVDEKMMAQKGILPPEEAYKPWKNGLVTFAAFIFFGSAPLLSFIILIPFTDSEIIKFVGACVLSGISLALLGITKAKIVGQSYVGSAMVTVLNGAIAASAAYGLGWTLRNVAG
- the LOC116203582 gene encoding uncharacterized protein LOC116203582 isoform X3; protein product: MRVLQDPLIGAECRAMFEEGEVDDRFLIILFLTVERLRTNSLWKPYLDVLPTTFGSPLWFTDDEFSELTGTTLHHAVELQRKQLRSLYEEKVKSLVKKFLSLDGDTERDVSFEDFLWANSIFWTRALNIPLPRSYVFPEKELDGRFSNNDNSDVSNHEVAFKEVADAEDQKKSSGHVADGIVTEAAYVAVQDETVWVEGLVPGIDFCNHDLQAVATWEVDATGSTTRVPFSMYLLSAEQGQFQKEKEIRISYGNKGNEELLYLYGFVIDDNPDDYLMVHYPAEAMQSIPFSEAKAQLLEAQKAELRCLLPRSLLDQGFFPRRASKDKGDNKQEIERAANFSWSGQRRTPSYRNKLVFPENFLTALRTIAMKEEQLSQVTHLLEELIGSGEEREPSDTEVRGAVWEACGDSGALQLLVDLLQTKVMNLEEGTGTEMSDVDLLEKVHISEIPENHTKLDNVLREINDQKERTAISRNRWSAIVYRHGQKQLARLFLKEAEHALQLSLSDGN
- the LOC116203584 gene encoding protein CCC1-like isoform X1 codes for the protein MMTHFDWKMTENSTDTNGRTRLLRPGENKRNNDNDNDDDDVERGRPKEPWKGELVKSIVYAGLDAIVTCFSLISSISAGHLSSVDVLVLGFANLVADGISMGFGDFISSGTENDVAAKERAVTKWDVTNHITPQLMELLQKYQMLGMSTEDAATVVRIFAKYKDILVDEKMMAQKGILPPEEAYKPWKNGLVTFAAFIFFGSAPLLSFIILIPFTDSEIIKFVGACVLSGISLALLGITKAKIVGQSYVGSAMVTVLNGAIAASAAYGLGWTLRNVAG
- the LOC116203582 gene encoding protein-lysine N-methyltransferase EFM1 isoform X4, whose protein sequence is MASSEEAKLELFLAWLQANGAELRCCEIQYCGPNKGFGIFSSNNPPDGVFLVVPLDLAITPMRVLQDPLIGAECRAMFEEGEVDDRFLIILFLTVERLRTNSLWKPYLDVLPTTFGSPLWFTDDEFSELTGTTLHHAVELQRKQLRSLYEEKVKSLVKKFLSLDGDTERDVSFEDFLWANSIFWTRALNIPLPRSYVFPEKELDGRFSNNDNSDVSNHEVAFKEVADAEDQKKSSGHVADGIVTEAAYVAVQDETVWVEGLVPGIDFCNHDLQAVATWEVDATGSTTRVPFSMYLLSAEQGQFQKEKEIRISYGNKGNEELLYLYGFVIDDNPDDYLMVHYPAEAMQSIPFSEAKAQLLEAQKAELRCLLPRSLLDQGFFPRRASKDKGDNKQEIERAANFSWSGQRRTPSYRNKLVFPENFLTALRTIAMKEEQLSQVTHLLEELIGSGEEREPSDTEVRGAVWEACGDSGALQLLVDLLQTNSLKSEC